A genome region from Streptomyces antimycoticus includes the following:
- a CDS encoding dolichyl-phosphate-mannose--protein mannosyltransferase, with the protein MSSDTATHAQPGKATGQQQPAWQRRLRRFGYAGQTRPGVRERLVPPYAEPGTRLWEVFGATPSAAARIARWSGWGGPLLVALCAGLTRFWRLGSPDNVIFDETYYAKDAWSIWEYGYEGTWPKAANDRILETPQHIPLSDAASYVVHPPVGKWVIGLGEQLFGLHPFGWRFMVALLGTVSVLMLCRIGRRLFRSTFLGCLAGALMAVDGLHYVMSRTALLDLVVMFFVLAAFGCLLVDRDQARARLAAALPAGEDGTPRTDPAVARGLKLGARPWRIAAGVLLGLAVGTKWNGLYVLAAFGLMTVLWDVGSRRTAGALRPYRTVLRRDLGWAFVSLVPVAIVTYIASWSGWFASSGTFDRGRGWQHSGYFRHWAESRKPDGGGYGTGGAFDWLLNPLRSLWHYESEVYQFHVNLDSPHVYQSNPWSWMVQSRPVSYFYESPRAGQEGCPTDAAEKCAREVLALGTPLLWWTACFALLYLLFRWALRRDWRAGAILCGIAAGYLPWFLYQDRTIFSFYAVVFVPFLCLAVAMMIGALLGPPGASETRRVIGAVGSGALVLLIIWNFIYFFPLYTGQTMPMDSWRARMWLDTWI; encoded by the coding sequence GTGAGCAGTGACACCGCGACCCACGCCCAGCCGGGCAAAGCCACCGGCCAGCAGCAGCCGGCCTGGCAGCGCCGGCTGCGCCGCTTCGGATACGCGGGCCAGACCCGGCCCGGCGTACGGGAGCGGCTGGTCCCGCCGTACGCGGAGCCGGGCACCCGGCTCTGGGAGGTCTTCGGCGCGACCCCCTCGGCGGCGGCCAGAATCGCCCGCTGGAGCGGCTGGGGCGGTCCGCTGCTGGTCGCGCTGTGCGCCGGGCTGACCCGCTTCTGGCGGCTGGGCAGCCCGGACAACGTCATATTCGACGAGACGTACTACGCCAAGGACGCCTGGTCGATCTGGGAGTACGGCTACGAGGGCACCTGGCCGAAAGCCGCCAATGACCGGATCCTGGAGACCCCGCAGCACATCCCGCTCAGCGACGCGGCCTCGTATGTGGTGCACCCGCCGGTGGGCAAGTGGGTGATCGGCCTCGGCGAGCAGCTCTTCGGGCTGCATCCGTTCGGCTGGCGCTTCATGGTCGCGCTGCTCGGCACGGTCTCGGTGCTGATGCTGTGCCGGATCGGGCGGCGGCTGTTCCGGTCGACGTTCCTCGGCTGTCTGGCGGGCGCGCTGATGGCCGTGGACGGGCTGCACTACGTGATGAGCCGCACGGCCCTGCTCGACCTGGTCGTGATGTTCTTCGTGCTGGCCGCCTTCGGCTGCCTGCTCGTCGACCGGGACCAGGCGCGCGCCAGGCTGGCGGCGGCGCTGCCGGCCGGTGAGGACGGCACGCCGCGGACGGACCCGGCGGTCGCCCGGGGCCTGAAGCTGGGCGCGCGGCCGTGGCGGATCGCGGCCGGGGTGCTGCTGGGCCTGGCCGTCGGCACCAAGTGGAACGGGCTGTATGTGCTGGCGGCCTTCGGTCTGATGACCGTCCTGTGGGATGTGGGCAGCCGCCGCACGGCGGGCGCCCTCCGCCCCTACCGGACGGTGCTGCGGCGCGACCTGGGCTGGGCGTTCGTCTCGCTGGTGCCTGTGGCGATCGTCACGTACATCGCCTCCTGGTCGGGCTGGTTCGCCTCGAGCGGCACCTTCGACCGGGGCCGCGGCTGGCAGCACAGCGGCTACTTCCGGCACTGGGCCGAATCGCGGAAGCCGGACGGCGGCGGCTACGGCACCGGCGGCGCCTTCGACTGGCTGCTCAACCCGCTGCGCAGCCTGTGGCACTACGAGTCCGAGGTCTACCAGTTCCACGTCAACCTGGACTCGCCGCATGTCTACCAGTCCAATCCGTGGAGCTGGATGGTGCAGTCCCGCCCGGTCTCGTACTTCTACGAGTCCCCGCGGGCCGGCCAGGAGGGCTGCCCCACCGACGCCGCCGAGAAGTGCGCCCGCGAGGTGCTGGCGCTCGGCACCCCGCTGCTGTGGTGGACGGCCTGTTTCGCGCTGCTGTACCTGCTGTTCCGGTGGGCGCTGCGGCGCGACTGGCGGGCGGGCGCGATCCTGTGCGGGATCGCGGCCGGCTATCTGCCGTGGTTCCTCTACCAGGACCGGACGATCTTCTCCTTCTACGCCGTCGTCTTCGTGCCCTTCCTGTGCCTGGCCGTGGCGATGATGATCGGCGCGCTGCTGGGGCCACCGGGGGCGAGCGAGACCCGCCGGGTGATCGGCGCCGTCGGCTCGGGCGCGCTCGTCCTGCTGATCATCTGGAACTTCATCTACTTCTTCCCGCTCTACACAGGGCAGACGATGCCGATGGACTCCTGGCGCGCCCGGATGTGGCTGGATACCTGGATCTGA
- the rsmA gene encoding 16S rRNA (adenine(1518)-N(6)/adenine(1519)-N(6))-dimethyltransferase RsmA, whose amino-acid sequence MSSTDPDVLLGPADIRALAARLGVRPTKQRGQNFVIDANTVRRIVRTAGVRPEDVVVEVGPGLGSLTLALLEAADRVTAVEIDDVLAAALPATVEARLPHRADHFALVHHDALRLTELPGPAPTALVANLPYNVAVPVLLHMLGRFPTIERTLVMVQSEVADRLAAPPGSKVYGVPSVKAAWYAHVKRAGAIGRNVFWPAPNVDSGLVSLIRRDEPLRTTATRDEVFAVVDAAFAQRRKTLRAALAGWAGSAGAAEEALKAAGVSPQARGESLTVEDFAAIAEHGQA is encoded by the coding sequence GTGAGCTCCACCGATCCCGACGTCCTGCTCGGCCCCGCCGACATCCGCGCCCTCGCGGCACGGCTCGGCGTACGCCCGACCAAGCAGCGCGGCCAGAACTTCGTCATCGACGCCAACACGGTCCGCCGGATCGTCCGGACCGCCGGGGTGCGCCCCGAGGACGTGGTCGTCGAGGTCGGCCCCGGGCTCGGCTCGCTGACCCTCGCGCTGCTGGAGGCCGCCGACCGGGTCACCGCCGTCGAGATCGACGACGTCCTCGCCGCCGCGCTCCCCGCCACCGTCGAGGCCCGGCTGCCGCACCGCGCCGACCACTTCGCGCTGGTGCACCACGATGCCCTGCGGCTGACCGAACTGCCGGGCCCCGCCCCGACCGCCCTGGTCGCCAACCTGCCCTACAACGTCGCCGTGCCCGTGCTGCTCCATATGCTCGGGCGCTTCCCGACCATCGAGCGGACCCTGGTCATGGTCCAGTCCGAAGTCGCCGACCGGCTCGCCGCCCCACCCGGCTCCAAGGTCTACGGCGTCCCCTCCGTGAAGGCCGCCTGGTACGCCCACGTCAAACGCGCGGGCGCGATCGGCCGCAACGTCTTCTGGCCCGCCCCCAACGTCGACTCCGGCCTGGTCTCGCTGATACGCCGGGACGAGCCCCTGCGCACCACCGCCACCCGGGACGAGGTCTTCGCGGTCGTCGACGCGGCGTTCGCCCAGCGCCGCAAGACGCTCAGGGCGGCGCTCGCGGGTTGGGCCGGGTCTGCGGGGGCCGCGGAGGAGGCCCTGAAGGCCGCCGGGGTCTCCCCGCAGGCGCGCGGGGAATCGCTGACGGTGGAGGACTTCGCCGCAATCGCCGAACACGGCCAGGCCTGA
- a CDS encoding TatD family hydrolase, giving the protein MAKTTSTPGGSGKASGAQKEKDAPPPPPEPLRVPVADSHTHLDMQPGTVEEALAKAASVGVTTVVQVGCDLAGSRWAAETAAAHGSVWATVALHPNEAPRIVLGDPDGWSRQGARQPGGDAALDAALDQIAALAALPQVRGVGETGLDYFRTGPDGMAAQERSFRRHIAIAKEHGKALVIHDREAHDDVLRVLAEEGAPDTVVFHCYSGDAAMAKICAERGYYMSFAGNVTFKNAQPLRDALAVAPLDLVLVETDAPFLTPVPYRGRPNAPYLIPLTLRAMAEVKGVPEDTLATAVAANTARVFGY; this is encoded by the coding sequence ATGGCGAAAACAACATCGACCCCCGGCGGCAGCGGCAAGGCGAGCGGCGCGCAAAAGGAAAAGGACGCGCCCCCGCCGCCGCCGGAGCCCCTGCGGGTCCCGGTCGCCGATTCCCACACCCACCTGGACATGCAGCCGGGCACGGTCGAGGAGGCACTGGCCAAGGCCGCCTCGGTCGGCGTGACGACCGTCGTCCAGGTGGGATGCGATCTGGCCGGGTCCCGGTGGGCGGCCGAGACCGCGGCGGCGCACGGGAGCGTCTGGGCCACCGTGGCCCTGCACCCCAACGAGGCGCCCCGCATCGTCCTCGGCGACCCCGACGGCTGGTCCCGGCAGGGGGCGCGGCAGCCCGGCGGGGACGCCGCCCTGGACGCGGCCCTCGACCAGATAGCGGCCCTCGCCGCCCTGCCCCAGGTGCGGGGCGTGGGCGAGACCGGCCTGGACTACTTCCGCACCGGCCCCGACGGCATGGCCGCCCAGGAGCGCTCGTTCCGCCGCCATATCGCCATCGCCAAGGAGCACGGCAAGGCGCTGGTCATCCACGACCGCGAGGCCCACGACGATGTGCTGCGGGTGCTCGCCGAGGAGGGCGCGCCCGACACCGTCGTCTTCCACTGCTACTCCGGCGACGCGGCCATGGCGAAGATCTGCGCCGAGCGCGGCTACTACATGTCGTTCGCGGGCAACGTCACCTTCAAGAACGCCCAGCCGCTGCGCGACGCCCTCGCCGTCGCCCCGCTCGACCTCGTCCTCGTCGAGACCGACGCGCCGTTCCTGACCCCCGTCCCCTACCGCGGACGGCCTAACGCTCCGTATCTGATTCCGCTCACCCTGCGGGCCATGGCCGAGGTCAAGGGCGTCCCCGAGGACACCCTGGCGACCGCCGTAGCGGCCAATACGGCGCGCGTCTTCGGCTATTGA
- the rsmI gene encoding 16S rRNA (cytidine(1402)-2'-O)-methyltransferase, protein MTGTLVLAGTPIGDTADAPPRLAAELAAADVIAAEDTRRLRRLTQALDVRPAARVVSYFEGNESARTPELVESLAEGARVLLVTDAGMPSVSDPGYRLVAAAVERGITVTAVPGPSAVLTALAVSGLPVDRFCFEGFPPRKAGERLTRLREVADERRTLVWFEAPHRLDDTLAAMAEVFGPDRRAAVCRELTKTYEEVRRGPLAELAAWAAEGVRGEITIVVEGAPAPGPEEAGPAELARRVAVREEAGERRKEAIAAVAQEAGLPKRQVFDAVVAAKNATGSAPREGKAP, encoded by the coding sequence GTGACTGGAACGCTCGTACTGGCAGGGACCCCCATCGGCGACACGGCGGACGCGCCCCCGCGGCTGGCCGCCGAACTCGCGGCCGCCGACGTGATCGCCGCCGAGGACACCCGACGGCTGCGCCGCCTCACCCAGGCCCTGGATGTGCGCCCGGCCGCGCGGGTGGTGTCGTATTTCGAGGGCAACGAGTCGGCCCGCACACCCGAGCTGGTCGAGTCGCTGGCCGAGGGCGCCCGGGTGCTGCTGGTCACCGACGCGGGCATGCCGTCGGTCTCCGACCCCGGCTACCGCCTGGTGGCCGCCGCCGTGGAGCGCGGGATCACCGTCACCGCCGTGCCCGGCCCCTCCGCGGTGCTCACCGCCCTGGCCGTGTCCGGGCTGCCGGTGGACCGCTTCTGCTTCGAGGGGTTCCCGCCGCGCAAGGCGGGGGAGCGGCTGACGCGGCTGCGCGAGGTCGCCGACGAGCGCCGCACCCTGGTCTGGTTCGAGGCCCCGCACCGGCTGGACGACACCCTGGCGGCCATGGCCGAGGTGTTCGGCCCGGACCGCCGCGCCGCGGTCTGCCGGGAGCTGACCAAGACGTACGAGGAGGTGCGGCGCGGCCCGCTGGCGGAGCTGGCCGCCTGGGCGGCGGAGGGCGTGCGCGGCGAGATCACCATCGTGGTCGAGGGTGCCCCCGCGCCCGGCCCCGAGGAGGCCGGCCCCGCCGAGCTGGCCCGCCGGGTCGCGGTGCGCGAGGAGGCCGGTGAGCGCCGTAAGGAGGCCATCGCGGCGGTCGCGCAGGAGGCCGGGCTGCCCAAACGGCAGGTGTTCGACGCCGTGGTGGCGGCGAAGAACGCGACGGGAAGCGCGCCACGAGAAGGTAAAGCACCGTAG
- a CDS encoding 4-(cytidine 5'-diphospho)-2-C-methyl-D-erythritol kinase has translation MAAPEHRSPPRSPVAVTRPVTARVPAKVNVQLAVGGLRPDGFHDLANVFLAVGLHDEVTATPADTLRITVEGADAGQVPLDHTNLAARAAVALAERHGTAPAVHLHIAKDIPVAGGMAGGSADAAGALLACDALWGTKATREELLDICADLGSDIPFSLVGGAALGRGRGELLTPLETGGTFHWVFAVADGGLSTPAVYRECDRLREASGAGAGVADVPDPEPSPALLDALRTGDATALAAAVSNDLQPAALSLRPALAATLRAGADAGALASLVSGSGPTCAFLAKDTEAAQAVAGALAASGTCRTVRITSGPAPGARLVDA, from the coding sequence ATGGCCGCACCGGAACACCGAAGCCCACCGAGGAGCCCCGTCGCCGTGACCCGCCCCGTGACCGCCCGTGTGCCCGCCAAGGTCAACGTCCAGCTCGCGGTCGGCGGGCTGCGTCCCGACGGGTTCCACGACCTGGCCAACGTCTTCCTCGCCGTCGGGCTCCACGACGAGGTCACCGCCACCCCCGCCGACACCCTCCGCATCACCGTCGAGGGCGCGGACGCCGGTCAGGTGCCGCTGGATCACACCAACCTGGCCGCCCGCGCCGCCGTCGCCCTCGCCGAACGGCACGGCACCGCGCCCGCTGTCCACCTCCACATCGCCAAGGACATCCCCGTCGCGGGCGGCATGGCGGGCGGCAGTGCCGACGCCGCCGGGGCGCTGCTGGCCTGCGACGCGCTGTGGGGGACGAAGGCGACTCGCGAGGAACTCCTCGACATCTGCGCCGACTTGGGCAGCGACATCCCGTTCAGCCTGGTGGGCGGCGCCGCCCTCGGCCGGGGCCGGGGCGAGCTGCTGACCCCGCTGGAGACCGGCGGCACCTTCCACTGGGTGTTCGCCGTGGCCGACGGCGGCCTGTCCACCCCCGCCGTCTACCGCGAATGCGACCGGCTGCGCGAGGCGTCCGGCGCGGGCGCGGGCGTCGCCGACGTCCCGGACCCTGAGCCCTCCCCGGCGCTGCTGGACGCGCTGCGCACCGGCGACGCCACCGCGCTGGCCGCCGCCGTCTCCAACGATCTGCAGCCCGCCGCGCTCTCGCTGCGCCCCGCGCTCGCCGCCACACTGCGCGCCGGTGCGGACGCGGGCGCGCTCGCCTCCCTCGTCTCCGGCTCCGGACCGACCTGCGCCTTCCTGGCCAAGGACACCGAGGCCGCGCAGGCGGTGGCGGGCGCGCTGGCCGCCTCGGGCACCTGCCGCACGGTCCGGATCACCTCGGGCCCGGCCCCCGGGGCACGGCTCGTGGACGCCTGA